One window from the genome of Thalassospira xiamenensis M-5 = DSM 17429 encodes:
- a CDS encoding sigma-54-dependent transcriptional regulator: protein MTDNSVKPPVLLIDDEAEIRRAWEETLHLNDFTPHSFEDGAAAIATLDAGWPGVVLTDLRMPEMDGFAVLDAVKRIDPKIPVIIVTGHGDIPMATKAVKAGAYDFIEKPADPDALLSVMARAAELRRLVLENRRLSNSSSDGYKIENHIMGNHPKIERLRAQIAVVAGADVNTVIYGETGTGKELVARALHELGPRKDGPFIAINCGALHETLIASELFGHETGAFTGADRRRIGKLEQASGGTLFLDEIESMPLGQQTQLLRALQGQVIERLGGKSQIKIDVRVVAAAKEDLERASEETRFRADLYYRLAVASLTIPSLRERGDDIALLFVHYVTKACSKHGLTVPEITEINLDDLRGKSWPGNVRELVNAAERYALQLESAGMATDPLDARIMSLPDQIEAFEKKVIVSALRRCGGRVQETADYLSIPRKKLYLRMQYYKIDKRAFASSE, encoded by the coding sequence GTGACCGATAACAGTGTAAAACCACCTGTTCTGTTGATTGATGATGAAGCTGAAATTCGCCGTGCATGGGAAGAAACCCTGCATCTGAATGACTTTACGCCGCACTCATTCGAAGACGGGGCCGCGGCAATTGCGACCCTGGATGCCGGATGGCCCGGCGTGGTTCTGACCGATTTACGAATGCCCGAGATGGACGGGTTTGCCGTGCTGGATGCGGTTAAACGCATTGATCCGAAAATTCCGGTCATTATCGTTACCGGCCATGGTGATATTCCGATGGCAACCAAGGCTGTTAAAGCAGGTGCCTATGATTTCATCGAAAAACCGGCCGATCCGGATGCCCTGCTTTCGGTGATGGCACGTGCTGCCGAACTCCGTAGGCTGGTTCTGGAAAACCGGCGTCTGAGCAATAGCAGTTCGGACGGCTATAAAATTGAAAATCACATTATGGGTAATCATCCAAAAATTGAACGGCTGCGAGCGCAAATTGCCGTTGTTGCCGGAGCGGATGTCAATACGGTGATCTATGGGGAAACCGGTACCGGTAAGGAACTGGTTGCCCGTGCACTGCATGAATTGGGACCGCGTAAGGACGGGCCTTTCATTGCGATTAACTGTGGTGCCTTGCACGAAACCTTGATTGCCAGCGAATTGTTTGGTCATGAAACCGGGGCCTTTACCGGTGCAGATCGCCGACGTATTGGTAAACTTGAACAGGCAAGCGGGGGGACGCTTTTCCTTGATGAGATTGAAAGCATGCCTCTTGGCCAGCAAACCCAGCTTTTGCGAGCCTTGCAAGGGCAGGTGATAGAAAGGCTGGGCGGGAAATCCCAGATCAAAATTGATGTGCGTGTGGTGGCAGCCGCCAAGGAAGATCTTGAGCGTGCATCTGAAGAAACCAGATTTCGCGCCGACCTTTATTATCGGCTGGCGGTCGCGTCATTGACAATTCCGTCTTTGCGTGAACGTGGTGACGATATCGCACTTTTGTTCGTGCACTACGTTACAAAGGCCTGTAGCAAGCACGGTTTGACGGTCCCGGAAATCACCGAAATCAATCTTGATGATTTGCGCGGAAAGTCATGGCCGGGGAATGTGCGTGAACTGGTAAATGCCGCCGAACGCTATGCCTTGCAGCTTGAAAGTGCTGGGATGGCAACCGATCCGCTTGATGCCAGGATAATGTCGTTGCCCGATCAGATTGAGGCGTTTGAAAAAAAGGTGATTGTATCTGCCTTGCGACGTTGTGGTGGGCGTGTCCAGGAAACAGCAGACTATCTGTCTATCCCGCGCAAGAAGCTGTATCTGCGGATGCAGTACTACAAGATCGATAAGCGCGCATTTGCAAGCAGCGAGTGA
- a CDS encoding extracellular solute-binding protein: protein MVHKTLRHLGTGVAIAAMLATATAHAADDKLVIVTSFPSDLTDVFKNAFMKENPSISVEVVNKSTSSGVKYLIETAQNNQSDIFWASAPDAFEVLKENSLLAKYESSVSGVATELNGYPINDPDGYYSGFALSGYGFMWNERYMDAYKLPEPSEWEDLAKPVYNGHVGISAPSRSGTTHLTIETILQGEGWEKGWQTIRDISGNAKTITERSFGVPDGVNSGSFGIGIVIDFFGFSSMASGFPVDFRYPSVTALVPANIGVINNAPNSEPAKKFIDFLMSETGQGLLFDPKIMRLPVNKSVYANAPKGLPNPFDGSIKSEVNFDTAVSQGRYNVVNSLFDVMVTYRLEDLRAATVAIQEAEAALAENGSANAEATKLIADAKALLHTLPIDEAKANDPEFAAIFKTKRKKQTDKVEGRQAEIEQEWDNQIVQNYQKAAELANTARFMF from the coding sequence ATGGTTCACAAGACTTTGCGCCACCTGGGGACAGGTGTTGCGATTGCTGCAATGCTTGCGACAGCGACAGCACATGCCGCAGATGACAAGCTTGTTATTGTTACATCATTTCCATCTGATCTGACGGACGTCTTCAAAAACGCCTTCATGAAGGAAAATCCTTCAATTTCCGTCGAGGTCGTCAATAAAAGCACCTCTTCAGGTGTGAAGTACCTGATTGAAACCGCGCAGAATAACCAGTCGGATATCTTCTGGGCGTCGGCACCTGATGCGTTCGAAGTGCTCAAGGAAAACAGTCTTCTGGCAAAATATGAATCGTCTGTCAGTGGTGTTGCGACAGAACTGAACGGCTATCCCATCAACGATCCGGACGGATATTATTCCGGCTTTGCTCTTTCGGGTTATGGATTCATGTGGAACGAACGTTACATGGATGCCTACAAACTTCCGGAACCAAGTGAATGGGAAGATCTGGCAAAGCCGGTCTATAACGGCCATGTTGGTATTTCCGCGCCGTCGCGTTCGGGGACGACGCACCTGACGATTGAAACCATTCTTCAGGGTGAAGGCTGGGAAAAAGGATGGCAGACCATCCGGGACATTTCCGGGAATGCCAAAACCATCACCGAGCGCAGCTTTGGTGTGCCGGACGGGGTGAATAGCGGTTCGTTCGGTATCGGTATTGTCATCGATTTCTTCGGCTTCTCGTCGATGGCATCAGGTTTCCCGGTTGATTTCCGCTATCCTAGCGTCACGGCCCTTGTTCCGGCCAATATCGGTGTGATCAACAATGCACCGAATAGCGAGCCGGCCAAGAAGTTCATCGACTTCCTGATGTCAGAAACCGGCCAAGGCCTGTTGTTCGACCCGAAAATCATGCGTCTGCCGGTGAATAAGAGTGTTTATGCCAATGCACCTAAAGGTTTGCCAAACCCGTTTGATGGGTCGATCAAGTCCGAAGTCAACTTTGACACCGCGGTTTCGCAAGGGCGCTACAATGTCGTGAACTCGCTGTTCGACGTCATGGTTACCTATCGTTTGGAAGACCTGCGCGCAGCAACCGTAGCTATTCAGGAAGCCGAAGCCGCATTGGCTGAAAACGGTTCTGCCAATGCCGAAGCAACCAAGCTGATCGCTGATGCCAAGGCACTTCTCCATACGCTTCCGATTGATGAAGCCAAGGCAAATGATCCTGAATTTGCTGCGATCTTCAAAACCAAACGTAAGAAACAGACTGACAAGGTCGAAGGACGTCAGGCTGAAATCGAACAGGAATGGGATAACCAGATCGTTCAGAACTACCAGAAAGCAGCTGAACTCGCGAATACGGCCCGCTTCATGTTCTAA
- a CDS encoding ABC transporter permease, which produces MSSAAIARPVRFSSLGPYMVAGIVVLFLGAFLLVPVLKVIQVAFQDPSSGSLTLVNFQDFFNSSLFRQSFFNSVYVSGMSVVFASAFALPLAYFTTRFNFSGSVIIQTLAFVPLIMPPFIGAVAMQLLFGSNGSVNLLLRDWFGVDIPFMEGLNGVIFVQSIHYFPFILINLSASLQNIDRSMEEAGQMLGSSGFRLFRRIVFPLAMPGYIAGASLVFVKVFDDLGTPLLLNVNTMLAPQAYLRISSIGISDPMGYVISCILIVFSVFAMWVAFLGMRGKDYSTTQKGGGGLSKRDLRSHEAILCYVVIFSILGIVLAPHLGLLLLSFGSVWSFSVLPDSFTTGHYGTAFTSAWTFIKNTLIYAGLAGVIDIVLGTAIAYVVMRTNVIGRKWLDYLAVSALAVPGVVLGIGYLRVFYGVNMPFTDQPMATWWGIIVIALAVRRLPYALRSCTAALQQVSPSLEEASENLGASKFRTVRRIVVPLMASGLVAGFVTSFSTAAVELSATIMLVSTENDAPLAYGLYLFMQSAAGRGPGAALGVMAVIIVGLATYLSHRMVDRARQQRSSMEQAAGDAA; this is translated from the coding sequence ATGTCCTCCGCCGCTATTGCGCGACCGGTGCGTTTTTCTTCGCTTGGTCCTTACATGGTCGCTGGGATTGTGGTCCTGTTCCTCGGGGCATTCCTTCTGGTTCCGGTCCTGAAAGTTATTCAGGTGGCATTCCAGGACCCATCCAGTGGTTCGTTGACGCTGGTGAACTTCCAAGACTTCTTTAACAGTTCGCTTTTCCGCCAGTCCTTCTTCAACTCTGTCTATGTGTCGGGCATGTCTGTCGTGTTTGCGTCGGCATTTGCGCTTCCACTGGCCTATTTCACGACCCGTTTTAATTTCTCGGGTTCGGTCATTATTCAGACACTTGCTTTTGTGCCTCTGATCATGCCGCCGTTTATAGGTGCGGTCGCCATGCAGTTGCTGTTTGGATCGAACGGCAGCGTAAACCTTTTGTTGCGTGACTGGTTCGGGGTCGACATTCCCTTCATGGAAGGTTTGAATGGCGTCATCTTTGTTCAGTCCATTCACTATTTCCCGTTCATCCTGATCAATCTCAGTGCAAGTCTTCAGAACATTGATCGCTCAATGGAAGAAGCTGGCCAGATGCTGGGTTCAAGCGGTTTTCGTCTATTTCGTCGCATCGTCTTTCCGCTTGCAATGCCTGGTTATATAGCCGGTGCGTCGCTTGTTTTCGTCAAGGTTTTTGACGACCTGGGAACGCCGCTTTTACTGAACGTGAATACCATGCTGGCACCTCAGGCATATTTGCGCATCTCCTCAATCGGTATCTCTGATCCGATGGGATATGTGATTTCCTGTATCCTGATCGTCTTCTCGGTCTTTGCCATGTGGGTGGCGTTCCTTGGCATGCGCGGTAAAGATTATTCCACCACGCAAAAAGGTGGAGGCGGCCTTTCCAAGCGTGATCTGCGTTCGCATGAAGCCATCCTTTGCTACGTTGTGATCTTCTCTATTCTTGGTATCGTGCTGGCACCGCATCTGGGCTTGCTTTTGCTGTCATTTGGTTCTGTCTGGTCCTTTAGTGTTCTGCCCGACAGTTTTACCACTGGCCATTATGGGACCGCATTTACGTCTGCCTGGACCTTTATCAAGAACACGCTGATTTATGCGGGACTTGCCGGTGTCATTGACATCGTTCTTGGAACTGCAATCGCCTATGTGGTGATGCGTACCAATGTTATTGGTCGTAAATGGCTTGATTACCTTGCGGTTTCTGCACTTGCCGTTCCGGGCGTAGTGCTTGGTATCGGTTATCTGCGTGTGTTTTATGGTGTGAACATGCCATTTACCGATCAGCCGATGGCTACTTGGTGGGGGATTATTGTTATTGCCCTTGCTGTGCGTCGTTTACCCTATGCATTGCGGTCTTGTACCGCTGCCTTGCAGCAGGTTTCCCCTTCATTGGAGGAGGCGTCGGAAAACCTTGGTGCGTCCAAGTTCCGGACTGTCCGACGAATTGTTGTGCCGCTGATGGCAAGTGGTCTTGTGGCGGGTTTTGTCACCAGCTTCTCGACCGCCGCGGTCGAGCTTTCCGCAACCATCATGCTTGTTTCCACAGAAAATGACGCACCGCTTGCTTACGGACTTTACTTGTTCATGCAGTCGGCGGCGGGCCGTGGTCCGGGTGCTGCACTAGGCGTCATGGCGGTCATTATCGTGGGGCTGGCGACATACCTGTCCCATCGTATGGTTGACCGTGCACGCCAGCAACGCAGCAGCATGGAGCAGGCTGCAGGAGATGCAGCATGA
- a CDS encoding ABC transporter ATP-binding protein, which produces MTTMQTLPVQIDIKNLSLSFGNTEVLKGVNLAIRPGEFFAFLGPSGSGKSTLLRAIAGFGPTPKGQIKLDGQDIVGSVPWQRNVGMVFQSYALWPHMTVAKNVAFGLEERKVPVSEIGPKVRAALELVGMGDYAERFPSQLSGGQQQRVALARTIVVEPRVLLLDEPLSNLDANLRVQMRQDLLKLQRRLGITTIFVTHDQEEANTICDRIAVMADGVVQQIGRPDEVYDNPANSFVAKFLGTANILEGEVVIAESGRSFDCGANFHIPVGAEETLGKARLVVRPESIEFSAGGAEGVLSGSVVSAEFLGGMVRYAIDVNGQELLVDERHTRGKKRMEKGEKVALKLDPAQAVLIRD; this is translated from the coding sequence ATGACCACGATGCAAACACTTCCGGTTCAGATCGACATCAAAAATCTTTCCCTGTCATTCGGCAATACCGAAGTTCTCAAAGGGGTCAATCTCGCCATCCGGCCTGGAGAATTTTTTGCCTTTCTCGGCCCGTCGGGCTCTGGTAAGTCAACGCTTTTGCGCGCAATCGCTGGGTTTGGTCCAACCCCAAAAGGTCAGATCAAACTTGATGGACAAGATATTGTTGGTTCGGTCCCATGGCAGCGGAATGTGGGGATGGTGTTCCAGAGCTATGCGCTTTGGCCGCATATGACGGTTGCCAAAAACGTTGCCTTTGGCCTTGAAGAACGCAAGGTCCCAGTTTCGGAAATCGGTCCGAAAGTGCGTGCTGCGCTGGAACTGGTTGGTATGGGTGATTACGCGGAACGTTTCCCGTCTCAGCTCTCGGGGGGACAGCAGCAACGTGTTGCGCTCGCACGTACCATTGTTGTTGAGCCGCGCGTTCTGCTTCTTGACGAACCACTTTCAAATCTTGATGCGAACCTGCGTGTCCAAATGCGTCAGGACTTGCTCAAACTACAACGTCGTCTTGGCATTACCACCATCTTCGTGACCCACGATCAGGAAGAAGCCAATACCATCTGTGATCGCATCGCGGTCATGGCGGATGGTGTTGTACAGCAGATCGGTCGCCCGGATGAAGTTTATGACAATCCGGCCAACAGCTTTGTTGCCAAGTTTCTTGGAACGGCCAATATCCTCGAAGGTGAGGTGGTCATTGCTGAGTCGGGCAGAAGTTTTGACTGTGGTGCGAACTTTCACATCCCGGTCGGTGCAGAAGAAACCTTGGGTAAAGCTCGTCTGGTGGTGCGTCCCGAAAGTATCGAGTTCAGCGCCGGTGGTGCAGAAGGTGTGCTCTCGGGTTCGGTTGTATCGGCCGAATTCCTCGGAGGTATGGTGCGTTATGCCATCGATGTTAACGGACAGGAATTGCTGGTTGACGAACGCCATACCCGTGGAAAGAAGCGAATGGAAAAAGGTGAAAAGGTCGCACTGAAACTAGATCCCGCACAGGCGGTTCTGATCCGCGATTGA